The region TTTACATAATCAATCAAAGCCATAACCTGATTAAAAGTAGCATTGCCTTTATTAATAATAAATCCTGCATGCTTAGATGAAATTTGTGCATCGCCTATAGAGTAACCTTTCAAGCCAAGACTTTCTATAGCAGTTCCTACGTAAAAATCAGGTTTTGGCCTTTTAAATATACTCCCGGCGCAAGGCATTTCTATTGGCTGTTTATTCAACCTTTTACTCGAAAATTCTTCTATTTTTCTCTTTATTTCGTAAACATTACCTTTGTTAAACACTTGCTTTGAAGATAATAGAATAAGAGGAGAATCTTGAAAAATACTTTTTCTGTAAGAAAATTCTAATTCTTCATTCCTGAATTTTTTTACTTTCATATCTGATAAATCAAACACCTCTGCTTCTAATACTATATTTTTAATTTCTCCATCATAAGCACCCGCATTCATATATAAAGCACCACCAACTGTTCCAGGAATTCCACAGGCAAATTCTAAGCCGCTATATCCTCTTTCAGAAACTAGATAAGAAAGACTAGCAAGATAAACCCCACATTCTGTTTCAACTAGCAATTTTTGCCTATCACTTAAAAATTCTTCTTTTATTCCTGTAAGATACTTTGTAGATAACACAACAAAGTCTACATCATAATCTGTAACAATTAAATTAGTGCCTCCCCCAATAATTTTAAATGGTATATTATTTCTTTTCAGTAAGATTAACGTTTCAACAAATACGTTTTTGGTTTTAGGAAAAAACATATAAGGGGTTTTTCCCCCTATTCTAAAACTTGTATGATTCTTCAAATATTCATCTTTTCTTATTTCACAACCTAGAATGTACAATTCTTTACATATGCCTTCCAAATCCATACAATTTTTCTCCCTTATGCAAATTCTTTTTCATAATCCGTGCTTAATTTATCCAACCATTCAGGCTCTTTTCCATAACCAAATCTTTCCATCAATTTGCCACAATGTCTCTGAATATCTTGAGCCATTTTTTTATCCCATTTCTTCCAGTGGGGGATCTTATATTTATCTGCACTAGAATTTAGTTTTTTGCTAAGCAATTGGGGCTTAAATTGATACCTTTTACTAAAACCATCTGGAAATTTACTACAATATTCTAGAAAATCTATAAAAAAATCATTTTTTCTATCGCTTAAGAAAAGATCCTCGTATCGATATACCCGAAAATTTTTTCTGTTTTCCATTGTATCAAGAACAAAAGTGTTTAATTTGTTATAATACCAAGCATACCTCTCGATCTTTGACATCTTTTTCCATTTATCTGAATACGGATCATCTTTAAAATGATAGGGTCTCATACTCATTTCTAAAAATGCAAAATCTACTGTTTTATATAAAAGATAAACTGGTGAACTAATTGCTGATCTGACCCAAGTTCTAGGATCTCTAATAATAAAAACAATCTTACTATTAGGAAACACTTTTTCAAGAAGATCCACAACACCATGTAAATGATTGCTGGACTCAACATAAATACTTTCTTTTGTCTCTTCCAATATTTGTTTTCTTAAACCTTTTATATATTCTTGTGCTTTTTCATCAGAAATTTTCCCCAAACGCCTATAAGTGCTCAGCTTACACATCGATTTGGAAGGTAAAAATTGTCCTATAGTCATTTGATATAATCCAAATCGTTTTATATCTTGACCCCATTTTTTCATATCTTTAAAGAAAACATTAGCAGGTTCATGTACAGAATAACAATCCTCTATCATTTGATTTAAACTTTTTGCCAAAAATTGAGTTCCAGTTCTTCCAGTTGAAGTAATAAAAACACAATGTTTTTCAAAAATCGATTCCATAAAACTCACCACCTAATAATATAATTTCAACTTATATAATTGATTTGTTTCATTATTATAGACCATCTAATTGTTTATATAATTCTTCAGAATTCAAATACAAGATACCTTTTATTCCTACTTCTTCAGCAGCTTTAACATTTTCTAATGAATCATCTATAAAAATAGTTTGCTCAGGAATTAGGTTATAATTTTCTATTAAAAGATTGTATATTTCTTTCTCTGGTTTCAATAATTTTACCTGATATGAAATCACCATTCCGTCAAATAGCTCAAAAAAAGAATAATGCGTTCTTATATAATTGAAGGCATGTTCATGAAAGTTAGAAAGAACATACAAATTCTTTCCTTTAGATTTTAAACGATAAAGAAAAGATATATTTTCTTCAATAGGTGTTAAATATTTGTGCCAATTTACAAGAAGTAACATAAGTTCGCTCTTTAAATCCGGATTATTGTTTAACCAGATTCTACACGCATCGTTATAACTAATTGTACCTCTATCTAAATCCGCCCATATTTTTGTTTTGAATACATCTTTAATTATCTTTTTCTTTATTAACTCTTCTTCGAATAAATCATCCAAAATCTCTTTTGGATCAAATCGAAAAAGCACATTTCCTAAGTCGAAAACTATATTTTTCACGATTACCCTCCCTCGACATTTTTTGATGGTTTAATTAACTAAATAGTTGTACCTTGATCTACTTTTTAATTTTTTCTATTCTTTAACTGTATTATTTAAATCAGTGCTGATATCATTATACTAATATACCGATTTTCTTGTTTCAAAGTATTGCTACTAGTTGATATAATCTATATTAATGAATTTAATTTATGATATGGCAATGCACTTTTTTGTTGTGAAGTTCATCTCTTTTAAAAATTATAACATATTAATATTAACTGAATCAAAGTTAAACTTAAGAAAAATGGTAGTCTAATCATGGTACAATAATTAAGATTAAATTTTTACAAAATCTATTTTGGAGGTGTGGTATTATAAATGAACAATCTTCACATCGTAGATCATCCTTTAATAAAGCATAAACTCTCCATAATGAGAAACAAAGATACCGGTCCAAAAGAGTTTAGAGAACTTCTAAATGAAATCACATTACTTTTAACTTATGAAGCATCCAGAAATCTTCCTACTATAGAAGTCGAAGTGGAAACCCCATTAACCATCACCAAAGGTGAGATGGTAGAAGACAAAAAAATAACCATTGTACCAATTCTTCGAGCCGGTCTTGGAATGCTTGATGGAGTCCTTTCCTTGGTTCCAAATGCTAGTGTGGGTTTTTTAGGTGTTTTTAGAGACCCTGATACTTTAATGCCTATTGAATATTATGTGAAGTTTCCCCCTTTAACAGAAGACCACCAGATAATAATTGTTGATCCAATGTTAGCTACTGGTCGTTCAATGAGTCATGCCATAAAACAAGTCAAAAAACACGGAGGAAAACATATAATTCTTATGTGTTTAATCGCTGCCCCGGAAGGAGTAAGTGTTGTAATACAAGATCATCCCGATGTAGAAATATATACTGCTGCACTAGATGAGAAATTAAATGACAAGGCTTATATTATTCCTGGATTAGGTGATGCAGGAGATAGATTATATAGAACAAAATAGCTTAAAAATAGTACGCTTCTTGGGAGGTTTATAGATGTCAAAATTATTAGAGCACACTTTTTTGTTTTCTTTAGCTACCTTAATTAGTAGAATCCTCGGATTGGTCAGAGATGCGTCTTTTGCTCATTACTTTGGTATAAGTGCTCAATATGATGCCTATTCCATTGCCATTCTTTTCCCTTTTTTTCTTAGAAAAATTTTCGCAGATGGCGCTTTGTCCTCTGCATTTGTTCCATTATTTAACAGAAAAGATGGTAAAGATGCCCAGAAATTTTTTAGTACAACTTTTTGGTCAATACTAATTGTCACTTCTTTGCTTTACATACCTGTTGGTATATTCTCTGATAAAATTGTGTTAATATTAGGAACAGGGTTGCCACCTTCTATCTTGGATTTGACATCATTCTTGCTGAAAATATCTTATCCATATATAATTTTTATTTCTTTATGGGCTGTAATAACAGGTGTTTTAAATTCTAAAGACATTTATTTTGGCCCTGCCGTCGCCCCTGCTTTATCAAATATTGTGAGCATTATTTTTATAGTAACGTCTTCCTACTTTATTCCACAGATATTAGGTCCTACTATCGGCTTTACGATAGGTGGTGTTGTTGAATTTTTACTCGTTTTTTTCATATTAAAAAAAATACGCTTTCCAATAACTTTCGATTTCAACGTTCAAGATTTAAAACCTATTCTAAAATTATTTGGTCCTGCATTATTGGGAGTAGCAGTTGGAACTTTAAACACTCTAATTGACACCAATATTGCCACCTGGACAGGAACAGGTGGCGTATCAACTATAGAATATGCACTAAGAATTTATCAGTTACCTTTAGGTATTTTTGCAGTTAGTGTTGCAAATGCCCTACTACCCAAACTTTCTTATTCATCTAGTATGAAAAATGATAATGAGTTTCAGCAAACCCTAGAGAATAGTATTGAACTAATGCTATTTTTTATAATCCCTGCAACGTTTGGTTTGATATTTTTAAATAAAGAAATAATTGCACTTATATATCAGCATGGAAATTTTACTTATCAAGACACCTTAATTACTTCAAAAACCCTTTTGTGTTATTCACTTGGATTACCGTTCTACGCTTTACATACTATCTTTATCAGAAAATATCATTCACAATTAAATACAAAATATCCTTCAATAGTCGCAGTGATTATGCTTTTAATAAATGCCTTCTTGGACATTATACTAGCCAAAAAAATAGGTGTCCCAGGCATAGCTTTGGCTACCTCTATCTCAGGATTTTTCGGAATGTTATTAACAGGATTCTCTACATTTAAATCCTTAAAAATAGAAAATTGGATTGAAATTATTAAAATATTCGGTGCGAGCTTAATCATGGCATTTTTTATTATAATTTTTAAAACCTTTTTTTATTCAAGGTTATGGACAATACTTATAGTTACATTTGGGGCTTTAATTTACGTTATAACTTCATATTTACTTGGTTACAGAAAGTTATCTACCGCTATTAATTTGATCTTTAAAAGAAAAAATCGAAAATAATTTTATAAAGTTAAACCATTTTTCATTACTTAAAATTCTTTTTTAATAATTTAATCGAAAATATACTAAATTTTATTATTATTTCTCTGGTGTATACAATCGTCCAACTCTAAAAACCACTAATTAAAACAAAATCTTAACATTTCTACTTT is a window of Defluviitoga tunisiensis DNA encoding:
- a CDS encoding HAD family hydrolase, coding for MKNIVFDLGNVLFRFDPKEILDDLFEEELIKKKIIKDVFKTKIWADLDRGTISYNDACRIWLNNNPDLKSELMLLLVNWHKYLTPIEENISFLYRLKSKGKNLYVLSNFHEHAFNYIRTHYSFFELFDGMVISYQVKLLKPEKEIYNLLIENYNLIPEQTIFIDDSLENVKAAEEVGIKGILYLNSEELYKQLDGL
- the murB gene encoding UDP-N-acetylmuramate dehydrogenase: MDLEGICKELYILGCEIRKDEYLKNHTSFRIGGKTPYMFFPKTKNVFVETLILLKRNNIPFKIIGGGTNLIVTDYDVDFVVLSTKYLTGIKEEFLSDRQKLLVETECGVYLASLSYLVSERGYSGLEFACGIPGTVGGALYMNAGAYDGEIKNIVLEAEVFDLSDMKVKKFRNEELEFSYRKSIFQDSPLILLSSKQVFNKGNVYEIKRKIEEFSSKRLNKQPIEMPCAGSIFKRPKPDFYVGTAIESLGLKGYSIGDAQISSKHAGFIINKGNATFNQVMALIDYVKKTIKEKYQVDLTVEPEIWK
- the upp gene encoding uracil phosphoribosyltransferase, which gives rise to MNNLHIVDHPLIKHKLSIMRNKDTGPKEFRELLNEITLLLTYEASRNLPTIEVEVETPLTITKGEMVEDKKITIVPILRAGLGMLDGVLSLVPNASVGFLGVFRDPDTLMPIEYYVKFPPLTEDHQIIIVDPMLATGRSMSHAIKQVKKHGGKHIILMCLIAAPEGVSVVIQDHPDVEIYTAALDEKLNDKAYIIPGLGDAGDRLYRTK
- a CDS encoding sulfotransferase — translated: MESIFEKHCVFITSTGRTGTQFLAKSLNQMIEDCYSVHEPANVFFKDMKKWGQDIKRFGLYQMTIGQFLPSKSMCKLSTYRRLGKISDEKAQEYIKGLRKQILEETKESIYVESSNHLHGVVDLLEKVFPNSKIVFIIRDPRTWVRSAISSPVYLLYKTVDFAFLEMSMRPYHFKDDPYSDKWKKMSKIERYAWYYNKLNTFVLDTMENRKNFRVYRYEDLFLSDRKNDFFIDFLEYCSKFPDGFSKRYQFKPQLLSKKLNSSADKYKIPHWKKWDKKMAQDIQRHCGKLMERFGYGKEPEWLDKLSTDYEKEFA
- the murJ gene encoding murein biosynthesis integral membrane protein MurJ; its protein translation is MSKLLEHTFLFSLATLISRILGLVRDASFAHYFGISAQYDAYSIAILFPFFLRKIFADGALSSAFVPLFNRKDGKDAQKFFSTTFWSILIVTSLLYIPVGIFSDKIVLILGTGLPPSILDLTSFLLKISYPYIIFISLWAVITGVLNSKDIYFGPAVAPALSNIVSIIFIVTSSYFIPQILGPTIGFTIGGVVEFLLVFFILKKIRFPITFDFNVQDLKPILKLFGPALLGVAVGTLNTLIDTNIATWTGTGGVSTIEYALRIYQLPLGIFAVSVANALLPKLSYSSSMKNDNEFQQTLENSIELMLFFIIPATFGLIFLNKEIIALIYQHGNFTYQDTLITSKTLLCYSLGLPFYALHTIFIRKYHSQLNTKYPSIVAVIMLLINAFLDIILAKKIGVPGIALATSISGFFGMLLTGFSTFKSLKIENWIEIIKIFGASLIMAFFIIIFKTFFYSRLWTILIVTFGALIYVITSYLLGYRKLSTAINLIFKRKNRK